A stretch of Saccharomyces cerevisiae S288C chromosome IV, complete sequence DNA encodes these proteins:
- the GAL3 gene encoding transcriptional regulator GAL3 (Transcriptional regulator; involved in activation of the GAL genes in response to galactose; forms a complex with Gal80p to relieve Gal80p inhibition of Gal4p; binds galactose and ATP but does not have galactokinase activity; GAL3 has a paralog, GAL1, that arose from the whole genome duplication), with protein sequence MNTNVPIFSSPVRDLPRSFEQKHLAVVDAFFQTYHVKPDFIARSPGRVNLIGEHIDYCDFSVLPLAIDVDMLCAVKILDEKNPSITLTNADPKFAQRKFDLPLDGSYMAIDPSVSEWSNYFKCGLHVAHSYLKKIAPERFNNTPLVGAQIFCQSDIPTGGGLSSAFTCAAALATIRANMGKNFDISKKDLTRITAVAEHYVGVNNGGMDQATSVYGEEDHALYVEFRPKLKATPFKFPQLKNHEISFVIANTLVKSNKFETAPTNYNLRVIEVTVAANALATRYSVALPSHKDNSNSERGNLRDFMDAYYARYENQAQPWNGDIGTGIERLLKMLQLVEESFSRKKSGFTVHEASTALNCSREEFTRDYLTTFPVRFQVLKLYQRAKHVYSESLRVLKALKMMTSATFHTDEDFFTDFGRLMNESQASCDKLYECSCIETNQICSIALANGSFGSRLTGAGWGGCTIHLVPSGANGNVEQVRKALIEKFYNVRYPDLTDEELKDAIIVSKPALGTCLYEQ encoded by the coding sequence ATGAATACAAACGTTCCAATATTCAGTTCTCCGGTCAGAGATTTACCAAGGTCTTTCGAACAAAAACATTTAGCGGTTGTAGATGCATTTTTCCAAACATACCATGTCAAACCTGATTTTATCGCTAGGTCTCCTGGCAGAGTAAATCTGATTGGTGAGCATATAGATTATTGCGATTTTTCAGTTTTGCCATTAGCCATTGATGTGGATATGCTTTGCGCAGTTAAAATTTTAGACGAAAAAAATCCATCCATTACCTTAACAAATGCGGACCCTAAATTTGCTCAGCGAAAGTTTGATCTGCCTTTAGATGGTTCCTACATGGCCATAGATCCGTCTGTGTCGGAATGGTCGAATTACTTTAAATGCGGACTACATGTGGCACATTCatacttgaaaaaaattgctcCGGAAAGATTTAATAATACACCCTTAGTAGGTGCGCAGATCTTTTGCCAGAGCGATATTCCTACTGGTGGTGGACTCTCATCTGCATTTACTTGCGCGGCAGCACTAGCCACAATTAGAGCCAATATgggaaaaaattttgatatttccaaaaaagaCTTGACCCGCATCACAGCGGTTGCTGAGCACTATGTTGGAGTCAATAATGGTGGTATGGATCAAGCAACGTCTGTTTATGGGGAAGAAGATCATGCTCTATACGTAGAGTTTAGGCCAAAACTAAAGGCCACACCTTTCAAGTTTCctcaattgaaaaatcatGAAATCAGTTTCGTCATCGCCAATACTCTTGTAAAGTCTAATAAATTCGAAACTGCTCCTACAAATTACAATTTAAGAGTAATAGAGGTAACAGTTGCTGCCAACGCCTTGGCGACCAGATACAGCGTGGCCTTACCATCTCACAAGGACAATTCTAACTCAGAAAGAGGGAATCTAAGAGATTTTATGGATGCTTACTACGCCAGATACGAAAACCAAGCCCAACCATGGAATGGAGATATCGGAACTGGTATTGAACGTTTACTCAAGATGCTACAATTGGTAGAAGAATCTTTCTCGAGGAAAAAGAGCGGATTCACTGTACATGAAGCCTCTACGGCGCTAAACTGTTCACGTGAGGAGTTCACTAGAGATTACCTGACAACTTTTCCCGTCCGCTTCCAAGTCTTGAAACTATATCAAAGAGCTAAACACGTTTACTCCGAATCCTTAAGGGTGCTTAAGGctttaaaaatgatgaCAAGTGCCACTTTTCACACGGACGAAGATTTCTTTACAGATTTTGGCCGACTAATGAATGAGTCCCAGGCCTCTTGTGATAAACTTTATGAATGTTCGTGCATAGAAACCAATCAAATATGCTCGATTGCCCTAGCAAATGGTTCTTTCGGCTCCCGTCTCACTGGCGCTGGTTGGGGCGGTTGCACTATCCACCTTGTTCCTAGTGGCGCTAATGGGAACGTGGAACAGGTACGAAAAGCACTAATCGAAAAATTCTACAATGTAAGATATCCGGATCTCACAGATGAAGAACTAAAAGACGCAATTATAGTTTCGAAGCCTGCCTTGGGTACTTGTTTGTACGAACAATAA
- a CDS encoding uncharacterized protein (hypothetical protein; identified by expression profiling and mass spectrometry) yields the protein MTCGIENSYKSAEKKKKYRSFRFFESRDYSELCIIVGTYY from the coding sequence ATGACTTGCGGTATAGAAAATAGTTATAAGAgtgctgaaaaaaaaaagaagtacAGAAGTTTTCGTTTCTTTGAAAGTCGCGATTATTCCGAGTTGTGTATTATAGTAGGAACATACTATTGA
- the SOK1 gene encoding Sok1p (hypothetical protein; overexpression suppresses the growth defect of mutants lacking protein kinase A activity; involved in cAMP-mediated signaling; localized to the nucleus; similar to the mouse testis-specific protein PBS13) gives MDQPRTHSGPTTASNPAPSSTNSSSAPSATNSKQERSSSSLSKPSSVVPSKDSPDGDAIAKTQAAALKNDMKSGDTSTLDGSSQNIIPNRASMQKYIDQSSDLLSRSSGVITPSMSLNASTNATNNDSSGNSANSSDLKIPIDRDNTIFKTFDTKTGQFLKNDDNEEEIRRNNKVDSIPPKNIYTNINNPSPSPPPSSKQPPSASAPQLPPATEPHKEQAAQQQPPGNASNFLRIFSNKKMRSHSVPTILHSSLRKLSSHNQYYRNQNILLNHPTPSGISKKKFSRNHHQPYLHSNNPLSSNPLSLKRAIFLNQQISGNASTNANNDNINNSTATSMTNQSFLSSSNFDLTLEDRINYIKATPTPVPFPPINLQGLKEIDLQEILKNPQLRHDIIFDPLLQFRPNLDGERGNKKRQLANIYWNDVQNEIYVYSKRPEIFQYNRSRLVPLFDTLRDVLLTIVPQKESPMINNVLDTELNIQELLKGSLIMSNLSGWLADLFKHHCAPMRDPWVDKMSNKFKEAERDSSLTRLIEGLRLVFQILETMKLDIANHQIRILRPALLSNAVEFEKQYFNTLIASKRVNLNTSLLWFDKKFNENVTAGLVRNPSSITIPDVYNICIRSIINLLSCRKMVREYPTPLSFDHARLILLRADIRQIVCILVCRLLFQQLVANDPSMDKATKEYVIHTYSTKRLKNEIISIITDEHGNCRWTKNTMSIAVHLCKVIDDLHREYDNNGSCEQARRPQLPSLDNSKITFAKSWLSKQTQPLSEVYGVLENRVFKSLEDAIFNRSECTIDGRVKQDFVYLYNTNNGNVGSTNTLSTTTDTASVKISPSLMSPSKTSTTTPTGNAIASRGLFAATELEEFENVYRHLYALINLHWSVFGPHYIEMLGDKVNKKGI, from the coding sequence ATGGACCAGCCAAGGACCCATTCAGGACCCACGACGGCCAGCAATCCTGCCCCCAGCTCCACCAACTCGTCATCTGCTCCCAGCGCGACTAATTCAAAGCAGGAAAGATCCTCTTCGTCACTGTCCAAACCTTCGTCAGTGGTTCCTTCAAAGGATTCACCAGATGGTGACGCTATTGCTAAGACTCAAGCAGCCGCTTTAAAAAACGACATGAAATCTGGTGATACCAGTACATTAGATGGGTCATCTCAAAATATAATTCCAAACAGAGCCTCAATGCAAAAATATATTGACCAGTCATCAGATCTGCTGTCGAGGAGCTCCGGCGTAATAACGCCCTCCATGTCTTTGAATGCAAGCACTAACGCCACTAACAACGATAGCAGTGGCAATTCAGCTAATAGTAGTGATTTGAAGATCCCTATAGACAGGGACAATACTATATTCAAGACGTTCGACACCAAGACTGGtcaattcttgaaaaacgatgataatgaagaagaaataaggAGGAACAATAAAGTTGATTCGATACCCCCAAAGAATATTTATACTAATATCAACAATCCATCTCCCTCCCCACCACCGTCGTCAAAGCAACCACCGTCTGCATCCGCGCCGCAATTGCCACCAGCAACGGAACCACACAAAGAACAAGCAGCACAACAACAGCCACCAGGAAATGCTTCTAACTTTTTAAggatcttttcaaataaaaaaatgaggtCGCATTCCGTACCCACTATTTTgcattcttctttaagaAAATTATCATCCCACAATCAATACTATCgtaatcaaaatattcttttaaatcATCCAACTCCTTCCGGcatatcaaagaaaaaattttctagAAACCATCATCAACCATATTTGCATTCTAATAATCCTCTCAGTTCAAACCCTCTTTCATTAAAGCGcgcaatttttttaaatcaaCAAATATCAGGTAACGCAAGCACTAACGCTAATAATGACAACATTAATAATTCCACTGCCACTTCAATGACAAATCAAAGCTTCCTATCAAGCTCAAACTTTGACTTAACTTTGGAAGATAGAATAAACTACATAAAGGCTACTCCAACGCCTGTTCCATTTCCTCCTATAAATTTGCAGGGCTTAAAAGAGATTGACTTACAGGAAATTCTGAAAAACCCACAACTAAGACATGATATAATATTCGACCCGCTACTACAATTCAGGCCAAATCTTGATGGCGAAAGAgggaataaaaaaagacaattGGCGAATATCTATTGGAATGATgttcaaaatgaaatttatGTTTACTCTAAGAGGCCTGAAATATTCCAATATAACAGGTCAAGACTAGTCCCACTTTTTGACACTTTAAGGGATGTATTGTTAACGATAGTCCCACAAAAAGAGTCTCCGATGATAAATAATGTACTGGACACAGAATTGAACATTCAAGAACTATTGAAAGGTTCTCTGATAATGTCTAACTTGTCAGGCTGGTTGGCTGATTTATTTAAACATCATTGTGCCCCCATGAGGGACCCATGGGTGGATAAAATGAGCAACAAATTTAAAGAAGCTGAAAGAGACTCTTCTTTAACAAGGTTAATAGAAGGTTTAAGGttggtttttcaaattttggaaacaaTGAAATTGGATATTGCCAATCATCAAATAAGAATACTAAGGCCAGCTCTGTTAAGTAATGCTGTAGAATTTGAGAAACAGTATTTCAACACTCTTATAGCCTCTAAAAGGGTGAATTTAAATACTTCCCTACTTTGgtttgataaaaaattcaacGAAAATGTTACCGCTGGCCTTGTTAGAAATCCAAGTTCTATCACTATCCCTGATGTCTACAATATTTGCATTAGAAGTATAATTAACCTATTGTCATGTAGGAAGATGGTGAGAGAGTACCCAACTCCGCTTTCTTTTGATCATGCAAGATTGATCCTTTTGCGTGCCGATATACGTCAAATTGTTTGTATTTTAGTTTGCCGTTTACTTTTCCAACAATTGGTGGCCAACGATCCTTCAATGGATAAAGCTACAAAGGAATATGTTATTCATACATACTCAACTAAAAGGCTGAAGAATGAAATTATCAGCATTATAACAGATGAACACGGCAATTGTAGGTGGACTAAAAACACAATGTCTATTGCTGTTCATCTTTGCAAAGTTATTGACGATCTTCACAGGGAGTACGACAACAATGGTAGTTGTGAACAAGCCAGAAGGCCTCAATTGCCTTCATTAGACAACTCAAAAATAACCTTTGCTAAATCTTGGTTATCTAAGCAAACTCAACCCCTCAGTGAAGTTTATGGTGTCCTAGAAAATAGAGTATTCAAATCACTAGAGGACGCTATCTTCAACAGGTCCGAGTGCACAATTGATGGACGCGTTAAACAAGACTTTGTGTACCTCTACAACACAAACAATGGCAACGTAGGTAGCACTAACACTTTGAGTACTACTACAGATACTGCTAGCGTTAAAATCAGCCCGTCTTTGATGTCTCCTTCTAAAACCTCCACCACCACACCTACTGGCAATGCGATTGCATCCAGAGGTTTATTCGCAGCAACAGAGCTGGAGGAATTCGAGAATGTTTATCGCCACTTATATGCATTAATCAACCTTCATTGGTCCGTATTCGGTCCTCATTATATCGAAATGTTAGGAGATAAAGttaataaaaaaggaatataa
- the RCR2 gene encoding Rcr2p (Vacuolar ubiquitin ligase-substrate adaptor; delivered to vacuole using ubiquitin as a sorting signal; presumably functions within the endosomal-vacuolar trafficking pathway, affecting events that determine whether plasma membrane proteins are degraded or routed to the plasma membrane; RCR2 has a paralog, RCR1, that arose from the whole genome duplication) — MILREQIDFLIHKRQDDNNNNGEAITDDDPFSSSSWRWGRWIFFIFFIVALLILLFSTAKVNRRRRIMGQAPIRGTAWLTPPTYRQSERDYNGTQRCVEDYVPEYTETANENDLGFYDERGEFHPNGKTEYLAPPPLSEEQASSTDKDLQRPVAAVVRIPSESEFDFNLLRPTMNNFVNGQSNRNEQHSPTVESSSFDVNNAPARAKVSK; from the coding sequence ATGATTTTACGGGAGCAGATCGACTTCCTAATACATAAAAGACAggatgataataataacaatggtGAAGCGATTACAGATGATGATCCATTTAGCTCTTCCTCATGGAGATGGGGAAgatggattttttttatttttttcatagtTGCACTCCTTATACTTCTGTTTTCAACTGCAAAAGTGAAtaggagaagaagaattatggGTCAAGCTCCGATTAGGGGAACCGCTTGGTTAACCCCGCCTACCTACAGGCAGTCCGAGAGAGATTACAATGGCACACAGCGTTGCGTTGAAGACTATGTTCCTGAATATACAGAGACAGCAAATGAGAATGATTTGGGGTTTTACGACGAACGAGGAGAGTTTCATCCTAATGGCAAAACGGAATATTTAGCGCCACCGCCTTTATCAGAAGAACAAGCTAGCTCGACTGATAAAGACTTACAGCGCCCAGTGGCTGCCGTCGTACGAATTCCTAGTGAAAGTGAATTCGACTTCAATCTGCTAAGACCCACTATGAATAATTTCGTTAATGGTCAGAGTAATCGCAACGAGCAGCATTCTCCGACTGTTGaatcttcttcctttgaTGTTAATAACGCGCCGGCAAGAGCGAAAGTGAGTAAGTGA
- the RAD57 gene encoding putative DNA-dependent ATPase RAD57 (Protein that stimulates strand exchange; stimulates strand exchange by stabilizing the binding of Rad51p to single-stranded DNA; involved in the recombinational repair of double-strand breaks in DNA during vegetative growth and meiosis; forms heterodimer with Rad55p) — MPRALSIKFDNTYMDLYDELPESKLLYDEEFSYLLDAVRQNGVCVVDFLTLTPKELARLIQRSINEVFRFQQLLVHEYNEKYLEICEKNSISPDNGPECFTTADVAMDELLGGGIFTHGITEIFGESSTGKSQLLMQLALSVQLSEPAGGLGGKCVYITTEGDLPTQRLESMLSSRPAYEKLGITQSNIFTVSCNDLINQEHIINVQLPILLERSKGSIKLVIIDSISHHLRVELQNKSFRESQENKNYLDRMAEKLQILAHDYSLSVVVANQVGDKPLANSPVAHRTYVTDYDYQLGWLVGWKNSTILYRQMNSLLGASSNNDEILSDDEDYMLIERVMSTVNDRNYDFFSKKKPPIIENKTVERNSSSPISRQSKKRKFDYRVPNLGLTWSNHVSTRILLQKSFKASTIIQRGEAHLYKGGDSASFWQVKRTMKVVYSTFAKPGQIAYQITKRGIETA; from the coding sequence ATGCCTAGGGCCTtatcaataaaatttgACAATACGTATATGGACCTTTACGATGAATTACCGGAAAGTAAACTCCTttatgatgaagaattttcataTCTTTTGGATGCAGTAAGGCAAAATGGTGTCTGCGTCGTAGATTTTTTAACACTCACTCCGAAGGAATTGGCAAGGCTAATACAAAGGTCGATAAATGAGGTTTTCAGATTTCAGCAATTGCTTGTTCATgaatataatgaaaagtACTTAGAAATCTGTGAAAAAAACTCTATCAGCCCAGATAACGGTCCTGAGTGTTTCACGACTGCTGATGTAGCTATGGATGAATTATTAGGTGGAGGCATATTCACGCATGGCATTACAGAAATATTCGGAGAGAGCTCTACTGGTAAATCTCAATTACTTATGCAGTTGGCGTTAAGTGTCCAACTTTCCGAACCTGCGGGAGGGCTTGGCGGCAAATGTGTATATATTACCACTGAGGGCGATTTACCAACTCAGAGATTGGAAAGTATGCTATCGTCTAGGCCGGCTTATGAAAAACTAGGTATTACacaatcaaatattttcacCGTCAGCTGTAACGACCTAATAAATCAGGAACACATAATCAATGTTCAGTTGCCTATTTTATTAGAGAGATCTAAGGGTTCAATAAAATTGGTGATAATAGATTCgatttctcatcatttgagGGTGGAGCTTCAGAACAAGTCCTTCAGAGAAtcccaagaaaataaaaactatCTGGATAGGATGGCAGAGAAGCTCCAAATACTGGCCCACGATTATTCATTATCCGTTGTGGTGGCTAATCAAGTTGGGGATAAACCACTGGCTAACAGTCCAGTGGCACATAGGACATATGTAACTGATTATGATTATCAGCTAGGGTGGCTAGTTGGCTGGAAGAACTCAACCATTCTTTATCGGCAGATGAATTCGCTGCTTGGAGCAAGTTCCAATAACGATGAAATTCTATCAGACGATGAAGATTATATGCTAATCGAGAGAGTTATGAGCACTGTAAATGACCGGAattatgattttttttcaaaaaagaaaccacCCATAATTGAGAATAAAACCGTTGAGCGAAATTCATCAAGTCCTATCAGTCGACAAAGTAAGAAACGGAAATTTGACTATCGTGTCCCCAATCTCGGTTTGACTTGGTCCAATCACGTTTCAACACGAATAttacttcaaaaatctttcaaGGCTTCAACAATAATTCAAAGAGGTGAAGCTCATCTTTATAAGGGAGGTGATTCGGCAAGCTTCTGGCAAGTTAAGAGGACAATGAAAGTGGTATATTCCACATTCGCTAAGCCTGGTCAAATTGCATATCAAATTACTAAGCGAGGAATAGAAACAGCCTGA
- the MAF1 gene encoding RNA polymerase III-inhibiting protein MAF1 (Highly conserved negative regulator of RNA polymerase III; involved in tRNA processing and stability; inhibits tRNA degradation via rapid tRNA decay (RTD) pathway; binds N-terminal domain of Rpc160p subunit of Pol III to prevent closed-complex formation; regulated by phosphorylation mediated by TORC1, protein kinase A, Sch9p, casein kinase 2; localizes to cytoplasm during vegetative growth and translocates to nucleus and nucleolus under stress conditions): MKFIDELDIERVNQTLNFETNDCKIVGSCDIFTTKAVASDRKLYKTIDQHLDTILQENENYNATLQQQLAAPETNQSPCSSPFYSNRRDSNSFWEQKRRISFSEYNSNNNTNNSNGNSSNNNNYSGPNGSSPATFPKSAKLNDQNLKELVSNYDSGSMSSSSLDSSSKNDERIRRRSSSSISSFKSGKSSNNNYSSGTATNNVNKRRKSSINERPSNLSLGPFGPINEPSSRKIFAYLIAILNASYPDHDFSSVEPTDFVKTSLKTFISKFENTLYSLGRQPEEWVWEVINSHMTLSDCVLFQYSPSNSFLEDEPGYLWNLIGFLYNRKRKRVAYLYLICSRLNSSTGEVEDALAKKPQGKLIIDDGSNEYEGEYDFTYDENVIDDKSDQEESLQ; encoded by the exons ATGAAA TTTATTGATGAGCTAGATATAGAGAGAGTGAATCAAACTCTCAATTTCGAGACAAATGACTGTAAAATCGTGGGCAGTTGCGATATTTTCACAACAAAGGCGGTTGCATCAGATAgaaaattatataaaacTATTGATCAGCATTTGGATACTATTTTACAGGAAAATGAGAATTACAATGCTACCCTTCAGCAACAGCTAGCTGCTCCCGAAACAAACCAATCACCCTGCTCGTCGCCATTTTATTCTAATAGGAGGGATAGCAACTCTTTTTGGGAGCAAAAGAGAAGAATATCTTTTAGTGAATAcaatagcaataataacaCTAACAACAGTAATGGCAATAGCagtaataacaataactATTCTGGACCTAATGGTTCTTCTCCAGCAACTTTTCCCAAAAGTGCCAAGCTAAATGACcaaaatttaaaagaattaGTCTCGAATTACGATTCTGGCTCTATGAGCTCATCGTCTCttgattcttcttctaaGAATGATGAGAGGATAAGAAGAAGGAGCAGTAGCAGTATTAGCAGTTTCAAAAGTGGTAAATCATCGAACAATAATTACAGTTCTGGTACAGCAACCAACAATGttaacaaaagaagaaaatcttCGATAAACGAAAGGCCAAGCAATTTAAGTTTGGGTCCGTTTGGTCCCATAAACGAACCGTCAAGCCGCAAAATATTTGCTTATCTGATTGCTATCCTCAACGCTTCTTATCCTGACCATGATTTTTCATCGGTTGAGCCAACGGATTTTGTCAAAACatcattgaaaacttttatttccaaatttgaaaacaccTTATATTCTCTTGGTAGACAACCAGAGGAATGGGTCTGGGAGGTAATTAATTCTCACATGACTCTTTCTGATTGCgtcctttttcaatattcaCCTTCAAACTCttttttggaagatgaGCCTGGCTATCTTTGGAATCTTATAGGTTTTCTTTACAAcaggaaaaggaaaagagtGGCTTACCTTTACTTGATTTGCTCGCGTCTAAATTCGAGTACAGGCGAAGTGGAAGATGCCTTGGCAAAAAAACCTCAGGGAAAGCTTATAATAGATGATGGCTCAAATGAATACGAAGGAGAATACGATTTCACTTATGATGAGAATGTAATAGATGATAAATCAGATCAAGAAGAATCCCTACAGTAG
- a CDS encoding uncharacterized protein (hypothetical protein; conserved across S. cerevisiae strains), producing MCAEPDDWERIERHPRKLKIAPRMLDFYESYIVWREGNFFLCLRSFPNGVIRGGRCFFRATSLPWKNVYGYHGHITSVCGATLTRINRAMVASDAGMGSIGLTNLFLYRV from the coding sequence ATGTGCGCGGAACCAGACGACTGGGAAAGGATCGAAAGGCATCCGCGGAAACTTAAAATAGCTCCGCGGATGCTAGATTTCTACGAGTCATACATAGTCTGGCGTGAaggtaatttttttttatgtcTCCGTTCTTTTCCAAATGGGGTGATCCGTGGAGGGCGGTGCTTCTTTCGCGCCACTTCCTTGCCGTGGAAAAATGTGTACGGTTACCATGGTCACATAACCTCTGTGTGCGGAGCCACTCTGACTCGCATCAACCGGGCTATGGTTGCATCGGATGCTGGAATGGGTTCTATTGGACTCACCAACTTGTTTCTTTATAGAGTGTAA
- the TRP1 gene encoding phosphoribosylanthranilate isomerase TRP1 (Phosphoribosylanthranilate isomerase; catalyzes the third step in tryptophan biosynthesis; in 2004, the sequence of TRP1 from strain S228C was updated by changing the previously annotated internal STOP (TAA) to serine (TCA); enhances vegetative growth at low and high temperatures when used as an auxotrophic marker in strains such as W303) codes for MSVINFTGSSGPLVKVCGLQSTEAAECALDSDADLLGIICVPNRKRTIDPVIARKISSLVKAYKNSSGTPKYLVGVFRNQPKEDVLALVNDYGIDIVQLHGDESWQEYQEFLGLPVIKRLVFPKDCNILLSAASQKPHSFIPLFDSEAGGTGELLDWNSISDWVGRQESPESLHFMLAGGLTPENVGDALRLNGVIGVDVSGGVETNGVKDSNKIANFVKNAKK; via the coding sequence ATGTCTGTTATTAATTTCACAGGTAGTTCTGGTCCATTGGTGAAAGTTTGCGGCTTGCAGAGCACAGAGGCCGCAGAATGTGCTCTAGATTCCGATGCTGACTTGCTGGGTATTATATGTGTGCCCAATAGAAAGAGAACAATTGACCCGGTTATTGCaaggaaaatttcaagTCTTGTAAAAGCATATAAAAATAGTTCAGGCACTCCGAAATACTTGGTTGGCGTGTTTCGTAATCAACCTAAGGAGGATGTTTTGGCTCTGGTCAATGATTACGGCATTGATATCGTCCAACTGCATGGAGATGAGTCGTGGCAAGAATACCAAGAGTTCCTCGGTTTGCCAGTTATTAAAAGACTCGTATTTCCAAAAGACTGCAACATACTACTCAGTGCAGCTTCACAGAAACCTCATTCGTTTATTCCCTTGTTTGATTCAGAAGCAGGTGGGACAGGTGAACTTTTGGATTGGAACTCGATTTCTGACTGGGTTGGAAGGCAAGAGAGCCCCGAAAGCTTACATTTTATGTTAGCTGGTGGACTGACGCCAGAAAATGTTGGTGATGCGCTTAGATTAAATGGCGTTATTGGTGTTGATGTAAGCGGAGGTGTGGAGACAAATGGTGTAAAAGACTCTAACAAAATAGCAAATTTCGTCAAAAATGCTAAGAAATAG